In Rhodopirellula sp. P2, the DNA window TGGCCATCCTGGCTCCCATGTATGTTTCCGAATGGAATCTTCTGTTCATCGCGAGTGCCATGAACGCCCAGCACTTTCGAATTGGAGATTGAAACTCCAACCGAACTTGGGGACTTCAATCCAAGAAGTAATCCAGGCTGAACATTTGTGTCAACGTCACCTAGCCACACTCTGCGAGAATCAGCCAGCGCAAATTCGAGTTTCATTGACTGTGCTCACACCGACACAGGAGGTTTCTGGGCTGAGCAGCACCAAGCCGGGATCCGTGCAGTTGCGTCTTTTTCGTGGGATGGCCAAGTGAGAGAAATCAACGTTGTTTCGTGACGCAACTGAGTCCGTCGCGTCAGTTCCACGCCGTCGAAAACATTTGCTCAAAACAGATTGCTTGCAAAGACTTCGTCCACCGCAGCGGTTTCATCTGAGTCGTCGTCGCTGGACCCAACGGGGGTTCCCATCGCCGCCGTCTGTGCGGTCGCGACGCTTGATGCGGTGGAAGCAATCGGCGATGGGGATGCCTCATCGATCAAGGGTTCGCCGCTGGCGGTTGAATCCGATGTCGCGGGGGTGGTTGACTCGGTCCCGCTGGCGGGCGAGGTGGATGCCGTCACAACGCTGGAACTTGCTGCGACAGAGCTTGCTGAACTGGCACCGGCGGTTGATTCCGCAAACGCATTGATGTCAGTGATCGCGTCCTTCCAGGTGTCGGAACCGACAGGCAACACCGAGGAGGTGTGCAGACGATTGAAGATGTATTGAGGAAGCAAACCCAGTTCGCGGAAGTTCTGATCCTCGAGCGTCGTGCCTTCGACCAGGGTGACGGTCAGCTCATTGACGCCACTGTCCAGGTAAGCGACCGGTTGGGACTGAACAATTTCATATTCACCGGGTGCCAAATCCGTGAATTCGTAACTGCCGTCGGAGTCCGTGGTTGCCTGCAATTCCGCCCCGGTGGACGTGTTTGTCAGCGTGATCGTGACGCCCGGAATGGCTTCGCCAGTTCCGACAGCGTTGTCATTGTTAGCGTCCGCGTATAC includes these proteins:
- a CDS encoding cohesin domain-containing protein, with amino-acid sequence MKPSRSRRLSIQSLEGRRLLAAVNVPDDLTSAPDAIVSVPVNIDSATGVRAAEIRLSYDTSVLDLNADDIDFGSIWGTGNDTQVTANVDDAAGTVVIFVSASSELTDVSGSVVELSFAVASDAVLDSTTVLDLTQVTLNEGQISVDPAPISGSDSTDGLITITAAATGDDSISGFVYADANNDNAVGTGEAIPGVTITLTNTSTGAELQATTDSDGSYEFTDLAPGEYEIVQSQPVAYLDSGVNELTVTLVEGTTLEDQNFRELGLLPQYIFNRLHTSSVLPVGSDTWKDAITDINAFAESTAGASSASSVAASSSVVTASTSPASGTESTTPATSDSTASGEPLIDEASPSPIASTASSVATAQTAAMGTPVGSSDDDSDETAAVDEVFASNLF